A single genomic interval of Lathyrus oleraceus cultivar Zhongwan6 chromosome 7, CAAS_Psat_ZW6_1.0, whole genome shotgun sequence harbors:
- the LOC127100341 gene encoding DDT domain-containing protein PTM, producing MEQPVARSRGRPRKRRKEDEKDGKSVPDAKRQALERKPVALVGRYVLKKFPRNGVFLGKVVYYECGLYRVIYEDGDFEDLESAEIRPILISDAVDFDVGLIKRRTKLEKLVLQNRAKAADVADMASPKSVKEESAVDVTGPSELDGGLSVENDNDEDDGADDDLSSVSVSDVETAPLPPPLLLPPSSGTIGVPELSVSHLFSVYGFLRSFSTRLFLHPFTLDDFVGSLKCQFSNTLFDAIHFSLMRVLRRHLETLSPEGSELASQCLRCYDWNLLDTLTWPVFVILYLLVNGFTKGPEWKGFYDEVFSGEYYLLPVSRKLVILQILCDDVLESDELKTEMNMRKESEVGMDYDAEDILPAETGPRKVHPRYARTSFCEDKEAIKLVSASIAVNQPCNSISHCREIESTGDGDADRNGDDCRLCGMDGTLLCCDGCPSAYHSRCIGVMKMFIPEGPWYCPECKINMAGPTIAKGTSLRGAEIFGKDLYGQLFMGTCDHLLVLNIDNNEVCLRYYNQKDIPKVVQVLYESMLHRPMYYDICMAVLQYWNVAEKFLPLPASTETNIKDESQFPAPLLPPPSEENHKPVSLVQGENSPTTASLIHNSNMVSSLDALEVITQSPALDSSGIARSEEGLTMNKNLGEETRMEAIISAGSVSHQSNLNFQNSVNMSTAIDATKCSLINSQLSNCVHANDMGLPLNFSSQNKESAQLGFGKSEYNANADFCYMGFLYKPMSYINYYMHGDFSASAASKFVIVSSEESRSEGLVSDSQKKTASAYTYMQAKAFSLAASRFFWPSSEKKLVEVPRERCGWCISCKAPVASKRGCMLNHALISATKSAVKILATFSPIRSGEGILPSTIATYLLYMENCLHGLVVGPFTNSSFRKNWRKQVEHATTFSAIKPLLLKLEENIRVVAFCGDWVKLMDDWLVEFPTIQSATSTLGTTQKRAPSGRRNKKKSSIDEATVNVSKEGMWWRGGKVTKYIFQSAALTKSMVRKAARQGGSRKISGVVYADGSEIPKRSRQLVWRAAVQMSRNASQLALQVRCLDSYLRWSDLIRPEQNIQEGKGQETEASAFRNANICDKKLVEGKVCYGIAFGSQKHLPNRVMKSVVEKEQFPLGKEKYWFSETRIPLYLVKEYEEGNEKVPCEEQYSGASQLHRRRLKGTCKGCNDIFFYLVCRRDNLAFSCSSCQMGISIRNAHKCNACQGYCHEDCSISSVLRLSTNGRVECLTTCKRCHHAKLLAPNVTSNESPTSPLILQRQENSSGTGIIFKGPRPKVSHSDVKQVNSMSGLKGSKRKSHDQTSTSTKKKNSHSDTKQAVADSTLASSNRRNNNCSWGIIWKKRNNEDTNIDFTIKNILLKGGSNIPDLSPVCHLCKNDYRSDLMYICCETCQNWYHAEAVELEESKISNVLGFKCCKCRRIKSPVCPYPDSKPKSEVKKSRRRASKKQHSGPDSDSGAFNDMRESEPATPVFPVENDPLLFSLANVELITEPNKLDSDVEWNTLSMPGPQKLPVRRHVKHEGGDDGSVSGIPFHDEFSTYSEAGNMSNPADSILPLEYDSAVFDSNLLSNSEFVNNDDNMFNDNTIFDVNDLLRSDDSQIGEGDVTGELLGYNMDQNDEGDVPGELLGYNMENSVPEEYGDGNFFCSKCLQTEPGPEFFCGTCGVLYHGHCLPWPESASDPLHWTCQTCRDWQ from the exons ATGGAGCAGCCTGTTGCGAGATCGAGGGGTCGTCCGAGGAAACGGAGAAAGGAGGATGAGAAGGACGGTAAATCTGTTCCCGACGCTAAGAGGCAAGCGTTGGAGAGGAAACCAGTTGCATTGGTTGGAAGGTACGTGCTAAAGAAGTTCCCTAGAAATGGTGTTTTTCTAGGGAAAGTAGTGTATTATGAATGCGGTCTTTATAGAGTCATTTATGAAGACGGGGATTTTGAGGATTTAGAGAGTGCAGAAATCCGTCCTATTCTTATAAGTGATGCTGTGGATTTTGACGTTGGTCTGATAAAAAGGAGGACCAAATTGGAGAAGTTAGTGTTGCAGAATAGGGCTAAGGCTGCAGATGTGGCTGATATGGCTTCACCAAAATCCGTGAAAGAGGAATCTGCTGTTGATGTGACTGGTCCAAGTGAATTGGATGGGGGATTATCAGTTGAAAATgataatgatgaagatgatggGGCTGATGATGATTTGTCCAGTGTCTCTGTTTCTGATGTTGAGACAGCGCCTTTGCCACCGCCGTTGTTGTTGCCACCTTCATCTGGAACTATTGGTGTTCCGGAGCTGAGTGTCTCCCATCTTTTTTCTGTCTATGGATTTTTAAGATCATTCAGCACTCGATTGTTTCTTCATCCCTTTACTTTGGATGATTTTGTTGGTTCTCTTAAATGTCAATTCTCTAATACTTTGTTTGATGCTATTCACTTTTCTCTGATGCGGGTGTTGAGGCGTCATCTTGAAACCCTGTCGCCTGAGGGATCTGAGCTTGCATCACAATGCCTTAG GTGCTACGATTGGAACTTGCTCGATACGTTGACTTGGCCTGTTTTTGTCATTCTGTATTTGTTGGTTAATGGGTTCACGAAAGGACCCGAATGGAAAGGATTTTACGATGAGGTTTTTAGTGGCGAATATTATTTGTTGCCTGTAAGTAGGAAGTTAGTGATACTGCAAATTCTTTGTGATGATGTTTTGGAATCTGATGAGCTGAAAACTGAAATGAACATGCGAAAGGAGTCAGAGGTCGGGATGGATTATGATGCAGAAGATATCCTTCCTGCAGAAACAGGCCCCAGAAAAGTCCATCCAAGATATGCCAGGACCTCTTTTTGTGAGGATAAAGAAGCTATAAAATTGGTTTCAGCATCAATTGCTGTAAACCAACCTTGTAACTCTATTTCACATTGCAGAGAAATAGAAAGCACTGGGGATGGGGATGCTGATAGAAACGGAGATGATTGCCGCCTCTGTGGTATGGATGGAACCCTTCTTTGCTGTGATGGATGTCCCTCTGCTTATCATTCAAGGTGTATTGGTGTAATGAAAATGTTTATACCAGAAGGACCATGGTATTGTCCAGAGTGCAAAATCAACATGGCTGGGCCCACAATTGCAAAGGGAACCTCACTTAGAGGGGCTGAAATATTTGGAAAGGATTTGTATGGCCAGCTCTTCATGGGCACATGCGACCACTTACTCGT GCTTAACATTGACAACAATGAAGTTTGTCTTAGATATTACAATCAGAAAGACATCCCTAAAGTTGTCCAAGTGCTTTATGAATCCATGCTGCACAGGCCAATGTACTATGATATTTGCATGGCTGTGTTACAATATTGGAATGTTGCAGAAAAGTTCTTACCCCTTCCTGCTTCAACTGAAACAAATATAAAGGATGAGTCACAATTTCCCGCTCCTTTACTTCCTCCTCCAAGCGAAGAGAACCATAAGCCTGTTAGTTTGGTCCAGGGAGAGAACTCTCCAACCACTGCAAGTTTGATTCACAATAGTAATATGGTGTCTTCTCTTGATGCATTAGAAGTTATAACTCAAAGTCCTGCTCTTGATAGCAGCGGCATTGCTAGAAGTGAAGAGGGCCTTACTATGAATAAGAACCTTGGTGAGGAAACTAGAATGGAGGCAATAATTTCAGCTGGTTCTGTTAGTCATCAGTCCAACCTGAACTTTCAGAATTCTGTCAATATGTCAACTGCTATAGATGCCACTAAGTGCTCTTTGATAAACAGTCAATTAAGTAATTGTGTCCATGCAAATGATATGGGGTTGCCTTTGAATTTTTCTTCGCAAAACAAAGAAAGTGCCCAATTAGGTTTTGGAAAGTCTGAATACAATGCAAATGCTGATTTTTGTTACATGGGTTTCTTATATAAACCCATGTCATACATAAATTACTATATGCATGGTGATTTTTCTGCATCAGCAGCTTCCAAGTTTGTCATCGTTTCTTCAGAGGAATCTAGGTCAGAGGGTCTTGTGTCAGACAGCCAGAAGAAAACTGCATCAGCATATACTTATATGCAAGCAAAAGCATTCTCACTAGCAGCTTCACGTTTCTTTTGGCCTAGTTCTGAAAAAAAGCTTGTGGAGGTTCCTAGAGAGAGGTGTGGTTGGTGCATTTCCTGTAAAGCCCCTGTTGCTAGCAAGAGAGGGTGCATGTTAAATCATGCTCTTATAAGTGCAACGAAAAGTGCTGTGAAAATCCTTGCTACTTTTTCTCCTATAAGGAGTGGAGAGGGAATTCTTCCTAGCACCATTGCGACCTACCTTTTATATATGGAGAATTGTTTACATGGTCTAGTAGTTGGCCCCTTCACAAATTCAAGCTTTCGAAAGAACTGGCGTAAGCAAGTGGAACATGCCACAACATTTAGTGCTATCAAGCCACTTCTACTCAAA CTTGAGGAGAACATTCGAGTCGTTGCTTTTTGTGGCGACTGGGTTAAGCTGATGGATGATTGGTTGGTCGAATTTCCCACTATACAAAGTGCCACATCTACTCTTGGAACAACTCAGAAACGTGCACCAAGTGGGAGGCGTAATAAAAAGAAGTCATCTATTGATGAAGCTACAGTTAATGTTTCTAAGGAAGGTATGTGGTGGCGTGGTGGGAAAGTTACCAAGTATATTTTTCAGAGTGCAGCTTTGACGAAATCCATGGTCAGAAAAGCAGCCCGCCAAG GTGGTTCTAGGAAAATTTCTGGTGTTGTATATGCCGATGGCTCTGAAATTCCCAAAAGAAGTAGACAGCTTGTTTGGAGAGCCGCAGTTCAAATGAGTAGGAATGCTTCACAGCTGGCACTCCAG GTCAGATGTCTAGATTCTTATCTTAGATGGAGTGATCTGATTCGTCCAGAGCAGAACATACAGGAAGGGAAAGGTCAAGAGACTGAAGCTTCTGCTTTCCGAAATGCAAATATTTGTGACAAAAAACTTGTGGAGGGAAAAGTTTGTTATGGAATAGCTTTTGGGAGCCAAAAGCATCTTCCTAATCGGGTGATGAAAAGTGTTGTTGAAAAAGAGCAATTCCCATTGGGAAAAGAAAAGTATTGGTTTTCTGAAACTCGCATTCCTTTATATTTGGTAAAAGAGTATGAAGAAGGTAATGAAAAGGTTCCATGTGAAGAGCAGTATAGTGGTGCATCTCAGTTGCATAGAAGGCGGTTGAAAGGTACCTGCAAAGGCTGCAATGACATATTCTTTTACCTCGTTTGCAGGAGAGATAACTTGGCATTCTCGTGCTCTTCATGTCAGATGGGCATTTCAATTCG GAATGCTCACAAGTGTAATGCATGTCAAG GTTATTGTCATGAGGACTGTTCCATAAGCTCAGTCTTGAGACTCTCTACAAATGGGAGAGTTGAGTGCTTGACCACATGCAAACGATGTCACCATGCCAAGTTACTTGCTCCAAATGTAACTAGCAATGAATCTCCAACCAGTCCCTTAATCTTACAGAGACAGGAAAACAGCAGTGGGACTGGGATTATTTTTAAGGGACCAAGGCCAAAGGTCAGTCATTCTGATGTGAAACAAGTCAATTCCATGTCAGGTTTGAAAGGATCTAAGCGTAAATCTCATGATCAAACTTCGACTTCTACCAAGAAAAAGAATAGTCATTCTGACACAAAACAAGCCGTGGCTGATTCTACTTTGGCATCAAGCAACCGTCGCAACAATAATTGTTCCTGGGGTATAATATGGAAAAAGAGAAATAATGAAGATACAAACATTGATTTTACGATAAAAAACATATTATTAAAGGGAGGATCAAACATACCTGATTTGTCTCCTGTTTGTCACTTATGCAAAAATGACTATAGGTCAGATCTAATGTATATTTGCTGCGAGACATGCCAAA ATTGGTATCATGCTGAAGCTGTTGAACTTGAAGAATCCAAAATTTCGAATGTGTTGGGCTTCAAATGTTGCAAGTGTCGCAGGATAAAATCACCTGTCTGTCCTTACCCCGATTCAAAGCCAAAGTCAGAAGTTAAGAAATCTCGCAGAAGGGCTTCAAAGAAACAACATTCTGGACCTGATTCTGATTCTGGTGCATTTAATGATATGAGAGAGTCTGAACCTGCTACTCCTGTGTTTCCTGTGGAGAATGATCCTTTACTTTTCTCTCTTGCAAATGTTGAGCTGATTACAGAACCTAATAAATTAGATTCGGATGTTGAGTGGAACACTCTCTCTATGCCAGGGCCTCAGAAATTACCCGTGAGAAGGCATGTTAAGCATGAGGGGGGTGATGATGGTTCTGTTTCAGGAATACCTTTTCATGATGAATTTTCAACATACAGTGAAGCAGGTAATATGTCCAATCCTGCAGATTCGATATTACCTTTGGAATACGACTCTGCTGTTTTTGACAGCAATCTGCTGAGCAACTCTGAGTTTGTAAATAACGATGACAACATGTTTAACGATAATACCATCTTTGATGTAAATGACCTGCTGCGCTCAGATGACAGCCAGATTGGTGAAGGTGATGTGACTGGGGAATTATTGGGATACAACATGGACCAGAATGATGAAGGTGATGTGCCTGGGGAATTATTGGGATACAACATGGAGAATTCTGTTCCTGAAGAATATGGAGATGGCAATTTTTTCTGTTCTAAATGTTTACAAACTGAACCTGGCCCTGAGTTTTTTTGTGGGACTTGTGGGGTTTTGTATCATGGCCATTGTTTGCCTTGGCCTGAATCAGCTTCCGATCCTTTACATTGGACGTGTCAGACTTGCCGGGATTGGCAATAA